Proteins found in one Sorghum bicolor cultivar BTx623 chromosome 1, Sorghum_bicolor_NCBIv3, whole genome shotgun sequence genomic segment:
- the LOC8065151 gene encoding geraniol 8-hydroxylase yields the protein MAELLSWLAWLIASLLAVSFLDHLAHPRRRGLPPGPRPLPLIGNLHLLGDQPHRSLAGLAKLYGPLMSLRLGTVTTVVASSPEVARELLQKHDAVFATRFVPDAIGDHAKSSVVWLPNDSPRWRTLRKIMGKELFAPHRLDAFQHLRREKVQLLVDHVGRLARAGVAVDVGRVAFATMLNLLSSTMFSCDLTDLDDHGESKGFQQVVTEIMEAAGCPNMSDFYPAFAAADLQGRRRRFAALLARLHQAFDVEIHQRLHARKAGEPRKGDFLDLLLDTEMDTDATGRLDHDTLRSIFTDLFAAGSDTSSSTVEWAMTELLQNPVSMSKVCNELAGIIGSGRNLEESQIVQLPYLRAVIKETFRLHPPAPLLLPRQPETATKVIGYTIPKDAQVLINVWAMGRDANIWSEPEKFMPERFLAKTVDFKGGDFDLIPFGAGRRICPGMPLAIRMVHLVLGSLLNQFKWKLPADVERNGVEMAEKFGVTLIKAVPLYAVATPI from the exons ATGGCCGAGCTGCTCTCGTGGCTGGCATGGCTTATCGCCTCCCTCCTTGCCGTCTCCTTCCTTGATCACCTAGCACATCCACGCCGCCGCGGCCTCCCACCGGGACCTCGCCCTCTGCCCCTTatcggcaacctccacctcCTCGGTGACCAGCCGCACCGCTCCCTTGCGGGCCTCGCCAAGCTCTACGGCCCGCTCATGTCCCTCCGCCTGGGCACGGTCACCACGGTCGTCGCGTCCTCCCCGGAAGTCGCCCGCGAGCTCTTGCAGAAGCACGACGCCGTCTTCGCGACGCGGTTTGTGCCCGACGCCATCGGCGACCATGCCAAGAGCTCCGTCGTCTGGCTGCCCAACGACTCGCCGCGCTGGCGCACGCTCAGAAAGATTATGGGCAAGGAGCTCTTCGCGCCGCACAGACTGGACGCGTTCCAGCACCTCCGGCGCGAGAAGGTGCAGCTGCTAGTCGACCACGTCGGCCGGTTGGCTCGCGCCGGCGTCGCGGTGGACGTCGGCCGCGTGGCGTTCGCGACGATGCTGAACCTCCTCTCGAGCACCATGTTTTCTTGCGACCTGACAGACCTTGACGACCATGGCGAGTCCAAAGGGTTCCAACAAGTGGTGACGGAGATCATGGAGGCCGCGGGCTGTCCGAACATGTCGGACTTCTACCCGGCGTTCGCGGCTGCCGACCTGCaaggccggcgccggcgcttTGCCGCGTTGCTTGCGCGGCTGCACCAGGCGTTCGACGTGGAGATCCATCAGAGGCTGCACGCCCGCAAGGCTGGAGAACCACGAAAGGGCGACTTCCTTGACCTGTTGCTGGACACCGAGATGGACACCGATGCCACGGGGAGGCTTGATCATGACACGCTACGGTCGATCTTTACG GATTTATTTGCTGCGGGAAGTGACACAAGCTCTAGCACAGTGGAATGGGCAATGACGGAGTTGCTTCAAAATCCAGTCTCAATGTCTAAAGTTTGCAATGAGCTTGCAGGAATTATTGGCTCAGGAAGAAATCTTGAAGAATCACAAATTGtccagttaccatatcttcgaGCGGTTATAAAAGAAACTTTTCGACTCCATCCTCCTGCTCCgttattgttgccacgtcaacctGAGACAGCAACAAAAGTAATCGGTTACACAATACCTAAAGATGCTCAAGTACTGATAAATGTATGGGCAATGGGTCGAGATGCAAATATATGGtctgaaccagagaagttcatgcCCGAAAGATTTTTGGCAAAGACCGTCGATTTCAAAGGTGGAGACTTTGACCTCATCCCGTTTGGTGCAGGACGTCGGATTTGCCCTGGCATGCCATTGGCTATTAGGATGGTGCATCTGGTGCTTGGATCACTGTTAAATCAATTCAAATGGAAGCTTCCAGCTGATGTTGAAAGAAATGGAGTTGAGATGGCAGAAAAATTTGGGGTGACACTAATCAAGGCTGTGCCACTCTACGCTGTAGCAACACCAATTTGA